A DNA window from Mariprofundus aestuarium contains the following coding sequences:
- the gcvA gene encoding transcriptional regulator GcvA, protein MPERKTPSLNALRAFAAAGKCLNLKKAADELFVTPSALSHQVRGLEETLGISLFHRTRHGLELTESGRSILPGIRAAFDSIEETLSLLQPNHEQHILTVSMLSTFAMRWFIPRLPRFQKQHPDIEVRISTSVDLVDFRREDIDCAIRSGQGNWPGLVIEHLFSEQLTPVCSPAIRLHSPGELKQQTLLHARLRPDDWQVWLHSAGISKLQAVHEQTFETRNFAIAAAIEGIGVAVVDPALVSEEILSGRLIQPFAQSIPGENGYHLVYPEKHRPNPALKAFRVWLLDEARK, encoded by the coding sequence ATGCCTGAAAGAAAGACACCTTCCCTCAATGCACTGCGCGCCTTTGCCGCGGCGGGCAAATGCCTGAATCTGAAAAAGGCCGCCGATGAGCTGTTTGTCACCCCTTCCGCACTAAGTCACCAGGTTCGCGGACTGGAAGAGACATTGGGCATCAGCCTCTTTCATCGCACCCGGCATGGGTTGGAACTCACTGAATCAGGGCGCTCCATCCTACCCGGCATTCGCGCCGCCTTTGACAGCATCGAAGAGACACTCTCCCTGCTTCAACCGAATCACGAACAGCACATCCTCACCGTCAGTATGCTCTCAACATTTGCCATGCGCTGGTTTATTCCGCGCCTGCCCCGCTTCCAGAAACAGCACCCTGACATCGAGGTGCGCATTTCCACCTCAGTCGATCTCGTCGATTTCAGACGTGAGGATATTGATTGCGCCATCCGCTCAGGACAGGGCAACTGGCCCGGGCTGGTTATCGAGCACCTCTTCTCCGAGCAGCTTACTCCGGTATGCAGCCCGGCCATTAGATTACATTCGCCAGGCGAACTGAAGCAGCAGACTCTGCTGCATGCCCGGCTACGCCCTGATGACTGGCAGGTCTGGCTTCATTCAGCGGGCATAAGCAAGCTCCAGGCTGTTCATGAGCAGACCTTCGAAACCCGCAACTTTGCCATCGCTGCCGCAATTGAGGGAATAGGTGTCGCTGTAGTCGATCCCGCACTGGTCTCTGAAGAGATCCTATCGGGCCGCCTGATTCAGCCCTTCGCCCAGTCAATCCCCGGTGAAAACGGCTACCATCTGGTCTACCCTGAAAAGCACCGCCCCAACCCGGCCCTCAAGGCTTTCAGGGTCTGGCTGCTTGATGAGGCGCGCAAGTGA
- the dcd gene encoding dCTP deaminase, whose product MSIKSDKWIRRMAQEHGMIEPFVDGQVKRNESGEGIVSYGLSSYGYDVRCSDEFKIFTNINSAIVDPKNFDANSFVDVKSDVCIIPPNSFALARTMEYMRIPRSVLTICLGKSTYARCGIIVNVTPLEPEWEGHVTLEFSNTTPLPAKIYAGEGVAQFLFLESDEECETSYKDKAGKYQGQTGVTVPRL is encoded by the coding sequence ATGTCCATCAAATCGGATAAGTGGATTCGCCGAATGGCACAGGAACACGGCATGATTGAGCCGTTTGTCGACGGCCAGGTTAAACGCAATGAGAGTGGTGAAGGCATCGTCTCCTACGGCCTCTCCTCCTACGGCTATGACGTGCGCTGCTCCGATGAATTCAAGATATTCACCAATATTAACTCGGCAATCGTCGATCCAAAGAATTTCGATGCCAATAGCTTTGTCGATGTGAAATCCGATGTCTGCATCATCCCGCCCAACTCATTCGCGCTGGCGCGCACAATGGAATATATGCGTATCCCGCGCTCGGTACTGACCATCTGCCTCGGAAAATCGACCTACGCCCGCTGCGGCATCATCGTCAACGTCACTCCGCTGGAGCCTGAGTGGGAGGGCCATGTCACCCTTGAGTTCTCCAACACCACACCGCTTCCCGCCAAGATCTATGCCGGAGAAGGGGTAGCGCAGTTCCTCTTCCTAGAGTCCGATGAAGAGTGCGAGACCTCCTATAAAGATAAAGCAGGTAAATATCAGGGGCAAACCGGCGTAACCGTACCAAGGCTATAA
- the metF gene encoding methylenetetrahydrofolate reductase [NAD(P)H], which produces MKLSKILSSATRPLFSCEFFPPKTDKGEENLWNCLRELQTINPAYASVTYGAGGTTQDRTKGIVTRIKDQTGLSPVAHLTCVGASKDQLAELLADYRAAGIENILALRGDAPEGMDRFKAVAGGFSHATDLIAFLREQGDFSIACATYPEGHPESAGGVADDIRYLKIKQDNGADCAITQYFFDNDAFFRFRDACSKAGVTMPIIPGIMPIGNFDQIVRFSSMCGTSIPTWLHEKMDPIRGDLDAVAALGIELAASQCKQLLENDTPGLHFYTLNKSAATIAIHEQISHYL; this is translated from the coding sequence ATGAAACTTTCTAAAATCCTCAGCTCGGCCACAAGGCCGCTTTTCTCATGCGAATTTTTCCCACCCAAGACTGATAAGGGTGAGGAGAACCTCTGGAACTGCCTGCGTGAACTGCAGACTATCAATCCAGCCTACGCCTCTGTCACCTATGGTGCCGGCGGCACCACCCAAGATCGAACCAAAGGCATCGTCACCCGCATCAAGGATCAAACAGGCCTCTCTCCTGTCGCTCACCTGACCTGCGTAGGTGCCAGCAAAGACCAACTGGCCGAACTGCTTGCTGACTACCGTGCTGCGGGCATCGAAAACATCCTGGCACTCAGGGGCGATGCTCCTGAGGGAATGGACCGGTTCAAGGCGGTTGCAGGCGGATTCAGTCATGCCACCGATCTAATTGCCTTCCTGCGCGAGCAGGGAGACTTCTCCATCGCCTGCGCCACCTATCCAGAGGGACACCCTGAATCGGCTGGCGGCGTAGCTGATGACATCCGCTACTTGAAGATAAAACAGGATAACGGTGCGGATTGCGCTATCACACAGTACTTTTTCGATAACGATGCATTTTTCCGTTTCCGCGACGCGTGCAGCAAAGCCGGCGTTACCATGCCAATCATCCCGGGCATCATGCCGATCGGAAACTTCGATCAGATCGTCCGATTCTCATCCATGTGCGGCACATCCATTCCCACCTGGCTGCATGAGAAGATGGATCCGATTCGTGGGGACCTTGATGCAGTCGCAGCGCTTGGCATCGAACTAGCCGCCAGTCAGTGCAAGCAACTTCTGGAGAATGACACACCGGGGCTGCACTTCTACACACTGAATAAGTCGGCAGCGACGATCGCCATCCACGAACAGATCAGCCATTACCTGTAA
- a CDS encoding bile acid:sodium symporter family protein, with translation MPWQLLSRNLAPLTLVAACAAYFYPPAFLIFKDYFLWFFGATMFALGLVMKPEEAKEALSRPLTIFIGVGAQFTVMPALGFAAASICVWQGVSPAMALGFIIVGCAPGAMASNVICYLLGGAVAFSIAMTMLATTLSPLLTPLLVEFLGGVFMDIPFWPMMQTIVTVVVLPLTVGMIIHHRLPQYQVHYERIAPDLAALAIIIICSYAVAANQERIEQTPWIIFLLVVILNAGGYLAGWIIAGLCKFERRYQITLAIEIGMQNAGLGVALALKHFEPETALAGALFAVWCILTAAGLSRWKKIKESEPIPAI, from the coding sequence ATGCCTTGGCAACTCCTTTCCCGTAATCTTGCACCATTAACCTTAGTGGCTGCATGCGCAGCCTATTTCTACCCGCCAGCCTTTCTGATATTCAAAGATTATTTCCTCTGGTTTTTTGGGGCAACAATGTTTGCCCTTGGACTGGTGATGAAACCAGAGGAAGCCAAAGAAGCACTATCAAGACCACTAACAATTTTCATCGGTGTTGGAGCGCAATTCACTGTTATGCCTGCGCTTGGATTTGCTGCAGCTTCTATCTGCGTCTGGCAAGGCGTATCACCTGCCATGGCGCTGGGCTTCATCATTGTCGGCTGCGCGCCAGGAGCGATGGCAAGCAATGTAATTTGTTACCTGTTGGGCGGTGCTGTTGCCTTCTCTATTGCTATGACAATGCTTGCCACAACACTATCCCCGCTTCTGACCCCTTTGCTGGTTGAGTTTTTAGGTGGTGTGTTTATGGACATTCCATTCTGGCCGATGATGCAAACCATTGTGACTGTTGTTGTCTTGCCGCTTACAGTAGGAATGATTATCCATCACCGCCTGCCTCAATATCAAGTTCACTATGAGCGCATTGCTCCAGACCTCGCTGCGTTAGCAATAATCATCATCTGTAGTTATGCCGTAGCAGCCAATCAGGAACGCATCGAACAAACACCTTGGATTATCTTCCTGCTTGTAGTCATCCTTAATGCTGGTGGTTATCTGGCAGGGTGGATAATTGCAGGACTCTGTAAGTTTGAACGGCGCTATCAAATCACCCTTGCCATAGAGATAGGAATGCAGAATGCAGGGCTTGGAGTGGCACTTGCTCTTAAACATTTCGAACCTGAAACAGCGTTGGCAGGAGCCTTGTTTGCGGTCTGGTGCATACTTACAGCAGCAGGTCTAAGCCGTTGGAAGAAAATTAAAGAAAGTGAACCTATCCCTGCCATTTAG